The Mycolicibacterium flavescens genome has a segment encoding these proteins:
- the desA2 gene encoding Fatty acid desaturase translates to MAQKPVPNALILELEPVVQQELRRHIDSEDLWYAHDYVPFDQGENFAFLGGKDWDPSQVTLPKDVTDALEILLITKDNLASFHREFVFSFILEEKWGRWIGRWTAEEHLHAIALRNYLVVTREIDPAANEDVRVEHVMKGYRADTYSQVERLVFMAFFERAHAVFCRNLEAKITEPVLANLIGRIARDEERHEEFFANLVAHLLSTSRDETVDAIARRAAELDVVGGDIDAYADKVRNVAEAGIFGPDQLRQVIADRVAAWGLADEPKMREFTSA, encoded by the coding sequence GAGCTGCGTCGTCACATCGACAGCGAGGATCTCTGGTACGCACACGACTACGTGCCGTTCGACCAGGGCGAGAACTTCGCCTTTCTCGGCGGTAAGGACTGGGACCCGTCGCAGGTGACCCTGCCCAAGGACGTCACCGACGCGCTCGAGATCCTGCTCATCACCAAGGACAACCTGGCCAGCTTCCACCGCGAGTTCGTCTTCAGCTTCATCCTCGAGGAGAAGTGGGGCCGTTGGATCGGCCGGTGGACCGCCGAGGAGCACCTGCACGCGATCGCCTTGCGCAACTACCTCGTCGTCACCCGGGAGATCGACCCGGCCGCCAACGAGGACGTCCGCGTCGAACACGTGATGAAGGGCTACCGTGCCGACACCTACAGCCAGGTCGAGCGGCTGGTGTTCATGGCCTTCTTCGAACGTGCCCACGCCGTCTTCTGCCGCAACCTCGAGGCCAAGATCACCGAGCCGGTGCTGGCGAACCTCATCGGCCGCATCGCCCGCGACGAGGAGCGGCACGAGGAGTTCTTCGCCAACCTGGTCGCCCACCTGCTGTCGACGAGCCGTGACGAAACCGTCGACGCCATCGCGCGACGCGCGGCCGAGCTCGACGTCGTCGGCGGCGACATCGACGCGTACGCCGACAAGGTACGCAACGTCGCCGAAGCCGGGATCTTCGGACCAGATCAGCTGCGTCAGGTGATCGCCGACCGGGTCGCCGCGTGGGGGCTGGCCGACGAGCCGAAGATGCGGGAGTTCACCTCCGCGTAA
- the ybeZ_1 gene encoding PhoH family protein, with protein MIDSPLRTYVLDTSVLLSDPWACTRFAEHEVVVPLVVISELEAKRHHHELGWFARQALRLFDDLRLEHGRLDQPIPVGTQGGTLHVELNHSDPSVLPAGFRTDSNDARILTVAANLAAEGKHVTLVSKDIPLRVKAGAVGLSADEYHAQDVITSGWTGMAEVEVVSDEIDVLFAEGEIDLESARDLPCHTGIRLLGGTSHALGRVTPEKRVQLVRGDREAFGLRGRSAEQRVALDLLLDESVGIVSLGGKAGTGKSALALCAGLEAVLERRTQRKVVVFRPLYAVGGQDLGYLPGSESDKMGPWAQAVFDTLEGLASPAVLEEVLSRGMLEVLPLTHIRGRSLHDSFVIVDEAQSLERNVLLTVLSRLGAGSRVVLTHDVAQRDNLRVGRHDGVAAVIEKLKGHPLFAHITLLRSERSPIAALVTEMLEEISPGALP; from the coding sequence GTGATCGATTCGCCTCTCCGGACCTACGTGCTCGACACCTCCGTGCTGTTGTCAGATCCCTGGGCCTGCACGCGCTTTGCCGAGCATGAGGTCGTGGTCCCGCTGGTGGTCATCAGCGAACTCGAAGCCAAGCGGCACCATCATGAGCTGGGCTGGTTCGCGCGTCAGGCCCTGCGACTCTTCGACGATCTGCGGCTCGAACACGGCCGGCTCGATCAGCCCATTCCCGTTGGCACACAAGGCGGTACGCTGCACGTCGAGCTGAATCACAGTGACCCTTCGGTGCTTCCCGCCGGTTTCCGCACCGACAGCAATGATGCGCGGATCCTGACGGTCGCGGCCAACCTCGCCGCCGAGGGCAAGCACGTCACGTTGGTCAGCAAGGACATCCCGCTACGCGTGAAAGCCGGTGCGGTCGGGTTGTCGGCCGACGAGTACCACGCCCAGGACGTCATCACCTCCGGGTGGACGGGTATGGCCGAGGTCGAGGTCGTCTCCGATGAGATCGACGTGCTGTTCGCCGAAGGCGAGATCGATCTGGAGTCGGCCCGAGATCTGCCCTGCCACACCGGCATTCGCCTGCTCGGTGGTACGTCGCACGCGCTCGGCCGGGTGACGCCGGAGAAGCGGGTGCAGTTGGTGCGCGGTGACCGGGAGGCGTTCGGGTTGCGCGGCCGCTCCGCCGAACAGCGGGTGGCACTGGACCTGTTGCTCGACGAGTCGGTCGGCATCGTTTCGCTCGGCGGTAAGGCCGGCACCGGCAAGTCGGCGCTGGCACTGTGCGCGGGACTGGAAGCCGTGCTGGAGCGCCGCACGCAACGCAAGGTCGTGGTGTTCCGTCCGCTCTACGCGGTCGGCGGGCAGGACCTGGGCTACCTGCCGGGCAGCGAGAGCGACAAGATGGGGCCCTGGGCACAGGCGGTCTTCGACACGCTGGAAGGACTGGCCAGCCCGGCGGTGCTCGAGGAGGTGCTCTCGCGCGGCATGCTCGAGGTGCTGCCGCTGACCCACATCCGGGGGCGCTCGCTGCACGACTCGTTCGTGATCGTCGACGAGGCGCAGTCGCTCGAGCGCAACGTGCTGCTGACCGTGCTGTCGCGTCTCGGCGCCGGTTCCCGTGTGGTGTTGACCCACGATGTGGCACAGCGGGATAACTTGCGAGTCGGCCGGCATGACGGCGTCGCGGCCGTGATCGAGAAACTCAAGGGCCACCCCTTGTTCGCTCACATCACGCTGTTGCGCAGCGAGCGCTCACCGATCGCGGCGCTGGTGACCGAGATGCTCGAGGAGATCAGCCCCGGCGCGCTGCCGTGA